A genomic region of Xanthomonas campestris pv. phormiicola contains the following coding sequences:
- a CDS encoding FAD-dependent oxidoreductase has product MSRKQAFQFLDLPRQMPQRIPVELRTSGDWNELYGKFDKADAQYQAGRCLDCGNPYCSWKCPVHNAIPQWLQLVQENRIEEAAALCHSTNPLPEVCGRVCPQDRLCEGSCTLEEFGAVTIGAVEKYIVDTALNNGWRPDLSQVQATGKRVAVVGAGPAGLSCADRLVRAGIHAVVYDRYEQIGGLLQFGIPSFKLDKSVIGKRREVLEGMGVEFRLGVEIGRDVSLEQLLGEYDAVFLGTGAYRYTDGGLAGQDLPGVLPALPFLVQNSRIVGGNDPWGRPIAGWEDTIALPDLSGKRVVVLGGGDTGMDCVRSAIRLGAAKVTCAYRRDEANMPGSAREVANAREEGVRFLFNRQPLAVEADAAGKLAGVRVVQTRLGEPDARGRQAAVPIEGSESLLDADVVIIAFGFSPSVPEWLAAQGVEGTANGRILAGGSDPDGSGRLPYQTTNPKLFAGGDAVRGADLVVTAVAEGRDAAASIAEWIGNRLPVTTQAAA; this is encoded by the coding sequence ATGAGCCGCAAACAAGCCTTCCAGTTCCTCGACCTGCCCCGGCAGATGCCGCAGCGCATCCCGGTGGAGCTGCGTACGTCCGGCGACTGGAACGAGCTGTACGGCAAGTTCGACAAGGCCGACGCGCAGTACCAGGCCGGGCGCTGCCTGGATTGCGGCAATCCCTACTGCAGCTGGAAATGCCCGGTGCACAACGCGATCCCGCAGTGGCTGCAGCTGGTGCAGGAGAACCGCATCGAGGAAGCGGCGGCGCTGTGCCACAGCACCAATCCGCTGCCGGAAGTGTGCGGCCGGGTGTGCCCGCAGGACCGCCTGTGCGAAGGCAGCTGCACGCTGGAGGAATTCGGCGCGGTCACCATCGGCGCGGTGGAGAAGTACATCGTCGATACCGCGCTCAACAACGGCTGGCGCCCGGACCTGAGCCAGGTCCAGGCCACCGGCAAGCGCGTGGCGGTGGTCGGCGCCGGTCCGGCCGGGCTCAGCTGCGCCGACCGCCTGGTCCGCGCCGGCATCCATGCGGTGGTGTACGACCGCTATGAGCAGATCGGCGGGCTGCTGCAGTTCGGCATCCCCAGCTTCAAGCTCGACAAGAGCGTGATCGGCAAGCGCCGCGAGGTGCTCGAAGGCATGGGCGTGGAGTTCCGCCTGGGCGTGGAGATCGGCCGCGACGTGAGCCTGGAGCAGTTGCTCGGCGAATACGACGCGGTGTTCCTCGGCACCGGCGCCTACCGCTACACCGACGGCGGCCTGGCCGGCCAGGACCTGCCCGGCGTGCTGCCGGCGCTGCCGTTCCTGGTGCAGAACAGCCGCATCGTCGGCGGCAACGACCCGTGGGGCCGGCCGATCGCCGGCTGGGAAGACACCATCGCGCTGCCGGACCTGAGCGGCAAGCGCGTGGTGGTGCTCGGCGGCGGCGACACCGGCATGGACTGCGTGCGCAGCGCGATCCGCCTGGGCGCGGCCAAGGTGACCTGCGCCTATCGCCGCGACGAAGCCAACATGCCCGGCTCGGCGCGCGAAGTGGCCAACGCGCGCGAGGAAGGCGTGCGCTTCCTGTTCAACCGCCAGCCGCTGGCGGTGGAAGCTGATGCCGCCGGCAAGCTGGCCGGCGTGCGCGTGGTGCAGACCCGCCTGGGCGAACCCGATGCGCGCGGCCGCCAGGCCGCGGTGCCGATCGAGGGCAGCGAATCGCTGCTGGACGCGGACGTGGTGATCATCGCCTTCGGCTTCTCGCCGAGCGTGCCGGAATGGCTGGCCGCGCAGGGCGTGGAAGGCACGGCCAACGGCCGCATCCTGGCCGGCGGCAGCGACCCCGATGGCAGCGGTCGCCTGCCCTACCAGACCACCAACCCCAAGCTGTTCGCCGGCGGCGACGCGGTGCGCGGCGCCGACCTGGTGGTGACCGCGGTGGCCGAAGGCCGCGACGCGGCCGCCAGCATCGCCGAATGGATCGGCAACCGCCTGCCGGTGACGACGCAGGCCGCCGCCTGA